In Platichthys flesus chromosome 20, fPlaFle2.1, whole genome shotgun sequence, a single genomic region encodes these proteins:
- the btbd17a gene encoding BTB/POZ domain-containing protein 17: MVKLLVQLLLTLSLQEAAAAGMLKVDGAQDGAAGGGDTISHSLALVQRLEALLLQGNGSDVSLRVETPSGDEVKKIQAHSLVLSLQSPVFEELLLSRNSSTLVLKENADCAAVFDKFIRYLYCGELSLRLDQATPLHKLASKYQVLSLQQGVTQYMTQNLARDSPSGHVAGWYEYAVLAGDSTLRDSCLQYLAWNLSSVLQSGEWVTVSSRLLMSLLQRSDLILQSEMELFAALEAWIIQNQPDGLTAENALRAVRYAMMPPKELFRLQTQSPVLARYQESVRDLLYMSYQFHSASPLHMAKYFDVNCSLFVPRNYLSSLWGAPWIINNPTRDDRSTSFQTQLGPSGHDTSKRVTWNALFSPRWLPLSMRPMYTDTGAMQPTRVEGGRPRIIITPATSSADFAGVNFQKTVLVMARQQGKLMVRHVFNFHQSTEENGDFLAEADLHRRTSEYLIDSSLSLHIVVKPLYQTLITIKN; this comes from the exons ATGGTGAAACTTCTGGTTCAGCTGCTACTGACTCTGAGTCTGCAGGAGGCCGCTGCTGCAG GGATGCTGAAGGTGGACGGGGCCCAGGACGGAGCTGCGGGTGGGGGGGACACCATCAGCCACTCCCTGGCCCTGGTGCAGCGCCTGGAGGCCCTGCTGCTCCAGGGGAACGGCAGCGACGTGTCCCTGCGGGTGGAGACGCCGAGCGGGGACGAGGTGAAGAAGATCCAGGCCCACTCCCTGGTGCTCTCCCTGCAGAGCCCCGTGttcgaggagctgctgctgagccgCAACAGCAGCACGCTGGTCCTGAAGGAGAACGCCGACTGCGCCGCGGTGTTCGACAAGTTCATCAG gtaTCTGTACTGTGGAGAGCTGTCTCTGCGTCTGGACCAGGCCACGCCTCTGCACAAGCTGGCCTCTAAGTACCAGGTGCTGAGTCTCCAACAGGGCGTCACCCAGTACATGACCCAGAACCTGGCCCGGGACTCGCCCTCGGGCCACGTGGCGGGCTGGTACGAGTACGCCGTGCTGGCCGGGGACTCGACCCTGCGGGACAGCTGCCTCCAGTACCTGGCCTGGAACCTGTCCTCGGTGCTGCAGAGCGGCGAGTGGGTGACCGTCAGCAGCCGGCTGCTCATGTCCCTGCTGCAGCGCTCCGACCTCATCCTGCAGAGCGAGATGGAGCTGTTCGCCGCTCTGGAGGCCTGGATCATCCAGAACCAGCCGGACGGCCTGACGGCGGAGAACGCCCTGAGGGCCGTGCGTTACGCCATGATGCCTCCCAAAGAGCTGTTCCGCCTGCAGACCCAGTCCCCGGTGCTGGCCCGCTACCAGGAGTCAGTGCGGGACCTCCTCTACATGTCCTACCAGTTCCACTCGGCCTCGCCGCTGCACATGGCCAAATACTTTGACGTGAACTGCAGCCTCTTCGTGCCCAGGAACTACCTGTCCTCCCTGTGGGGGGCGCCCTGGATCATCAACAACCCCACGAGAGACGACCGCAGCACCAGCTTCCAGACGCAGCTCGGGCCCAGCGGCCACGACACCAGCAAGCGGGTGACCTGGAACGCCCTGTTCTCCCCCCGCTGGCTACCCCTCAGCATGAGGCCCATGTACACGGACACGGGCGCCATGCAGCCGACACGTGTGGAGGGGGGGCGCCCCCGCATCATCATCACCCCCGCCACGTCCAGCGCGGACTTCGCCGGGGTGAACTTCCAGAAGACGGTGCTGGTGATGGCCCGGCAGCAGGGGAAGCTGATGGTGAGACACGTCTTCAACTTCCACCAGAGCACCGAGGAGAACGGAGACTTCCTGGCGGAGGCCGACCTTCACCGCCGGACGTCTGAATACCTCATCGACAGCTCGCTCTCCCTCCACATCGTGGTGAAGCCGCTCTACCAAACCCTCATCACCATCAAGAACTGA